CCGGCGCCACAACGCGCCACCGCTTTATTATTAAAAACACTAGATGTAGTGTACCTACAAAGAAGGGCTAACACTATATGCAAAACGCATCTTATTGAGCGTTAGCGCGAAGTACGATCTCAGAAATATCCTTGCCGCGCACCGAAACCCCTCGCAACTCGCCAGTAAAACGCGCGTTGTCGAGGCCAGGCTGGCCGTTATCAGAGACCTGAACCTCCAGGTCGACCAGGGCCAACGCTGATAGTTTCTGACCCGCCATACTGTTTTCATCCGTAAGTGTTGCACGCAATGGCCAGTCAGCGGCGATAACTCGAGCCACGGCTGTCGGCATTCGCGCAGTGCTACCTGCCGGCCGCGCGATGATAAACACGGTTTTACCTGTCACGGCGGCGGCTTCCAAAGCCTCTGGCAACCTGACCAACAGGGTTACCGACGCTGTCAGTGCAGGCGTTTCAGTGACGCTCACGGGCGCCTGATTGGGTGTTTCCTCATTCAACCGCGCTTGAGCTTCGACAATAGCATTGAGCATCAGCTGGTGGCCCTCGGAGCCCGGCACTTCCAAATCTCTCAAAACGCGCATGTAACCGATGGCTTCCTGATATTGCTCAGCCCCAAAGGAGCCCATCGCCAACGTCGCCAGCGCCGACTTTTGACGAGGGTTACCCGCAAGCGCCTGCTCTGCTCGCGCCCGTGCACGCTCGGTCAATACCTGCCCTTGTGCAACAAACTCGGCTTGCGCCGCTCGACCCAACACATCGGGTGCGTTCGGTGCTTCAGCCAGGATCAGCTCAAATCGTTCCAAGGCCCCTGCCGCGTTACCGGTCGCCACGTAATACTCACCCAATAGCGACTGATAATCGAGATTTGTAGGTCTAGCAGCAGACCTTGCTTCAATTCGTTCAATCAGGGCCGTCACGTCATTGGGCGTCGCCTCGCTGAGCGACGCGATTGCGCGTGTGATTTGAACGTCTTCATACGCGCCAAGTCGGTCGTAAAGAACGAGGGTTGCTAGCACTATGGCGCCCGCTAGCGCCACTTGATATCCGGGCCTAGACACGGCTCTCGTAACCAACGGACCGGCATCATCAACCTTGTTATCGGCTTCCTTGTCGTCCCAAACTCTGAGCTGAGCATCGGATAAAAGCGTCTCGTCGGTTATCTCCTCTCGCCGCACGGCCAGCCAATCTTCGACCGTCTCACCCTCAATTTGGCGACGCCAGATCATCGGCAGTCCAACGACAAAAACCACTGCTAGTGCGCAGAGTGCAACCACTATTGGCCATAACTCAGTCATTATTATTTTCCGTCGTACTTTTCGCGCAACTCACGCGCGCGCTCAGCGTTGGATTCAACTGTTGTGACGTCACGGTCGCCCCGAATTTGTAACCATACGACGGCAAAAGCCATCAGAAATAAAATGATCGGCGCGGACCAAAGCCAAAACGTATTGCCGTCGACGCCAGGCCGATATCGAACGAATTCACCATAGCGGTCTACGAGATAAGTAATGATCTGATCATCACTTGCGCCCGCCTCTAACTG
The Candidatus Paraluminiphilus aquimaris genome window above contains:
- a CDS encoding cytochrome c-type biogenesis protein, whose amino-acid sequence is MIRVLFSSVLVSLMMSIASMNAIAVIETYEFSTPELELRYKALSQELRCPKCQNQNIADSNAPISRDLRAIVHEQLEAGASDDQIITYLVDRYGEFVRYRPGVDGNTFWLWSAPIILFLMAFAVVWLQIRGDRDVTTVESNAERARELREKYDGK